The sequence below is a genomic window from Cobetia sp. cqz5-12.
CCACCTTGGATGGCGAACGTAGCCGCCAGGCCAGTGAGCTTGCCTCCGTGGTCCGCCACTGTGGTGGTGCGGTGCTGGCGGAGTGCGAGACGGTCACCGCTGCAGCCGAATGGTTGGCACGCGAGACGAGCGCTGGAGAAGTATTGGTCTGTGGTTCCTTCTTCACGGTCGGTGAAGCATTGATGTGGCTCGACGCACAGGCCTGATGCAGGCCGGCGGCGGGTCCTGGATTTCGGGGGCAAGGGAGATGTCACAATGAAATATGGCAAGCGCGAGCGAATCAGTGGTGCGGTCATCCTGCTGGCGTTGGGGGTGATCTTCATCCCGATGCTCTTCGATGAGCCGCCGGCCCGTGATGAGCGCCCGAGTCCGGTGATGACGCTTGGCAAGCCGGTGGATATCGATCGCTCCAACGTCGATGAGCCGCAGCCGCCCAGCGAGCTGAAGATTGGCACGGATGTGCCGATCACCTTCGTCGACAGCAGTGGCAAGGTGCGTGACAGTGCCCCGGGCGGCAGTGGTTCCGAGTCCCAACGCCGTATCGCCGAGGCCGAGCAGTTGTCGCCGACCCGCTCTGTGGCCAGCAGTGAGTCGCAGTCAAAGCCTGAACCGGCGCCGGAACCGGAACCCACTCCCAAGCCGGCTCCCAAGGCTGAACCCAAGCCCGCGCCCAAGCCTGAGCCGAAGCCTGCCGCGGCTTCAAATGCGCCGTCATCTTCCGCCGGTGGCTGGGCCGTGCAGGTCGG
It includes:
- a CDS encoding SPOR domain-containing protein; this translates as MKYGKRERISGAVILLALGVIFIPMLFDEPPARDERPSPVMTLGKPVDIDRSNVDEPQPPSELKIGTDVPITFVDSSGKVRDSAPGGSGSESQRRIAEAEQLSPTRSVASSESQSKPEPAPEPEPTPKPAPKAEPKPAPKPEPKPAAASNAPSSSAGGWAVQVGSFGDPANAERLQKELQGKGFAAYRIPRGSKLTVVFVGPYKSSEIGESARSRLQQQVNIKGLLVRRKEGE